The segment AGTCTCTGGACCAGAGAGAACCCGTGGTCTTCCCATGAATAGTCCTGCAGATCAGAAGATTATCAATCACACCATAGGAGCAAATCTGAGATGCACAAACAAATCGGGCAGTGACCGGAATCAGCCGATCAAACCCTTAAATGGCCACTATCAGCGGTTGGATAAAACCAAACTAGAAATCCAACCTAAATACACAATACTTCCACCAGGGGCAACGACAACGACGATCTTTGTTGATGTCACTTAGTGAAAAAGACTAAAATCTTCCTTCAGGAAATTAATTTAAGAAATGTGGAACAGTTTAAATTTCAGATGTAAAGAAGTTTGTGAGTTAGGAAGGAAAGTCAGAAGGAGGGAAGCAAGGTCCAAAGTTTGGATGTAAGAAACTTTGTAATTTAGGAGGAAGGATAGGAAGGATGGAAGGTCGgaagttggggggggggggaagctaggaagaaaggaaataagaaagttaagaaggaaggaaagatcGGAtgttgggaaagaaaaaaaggatcaGAGGAAGAAgtacaatcagaaaaaaaaattggaaggAAGTAAGGATAGTCAGACAAAAGGAAGGTAGGAGGGAAAGAAGGAAGATTGAAAGGAAGCAAGGTCAGAAGTTAGAATGTAAGGAAGTTTGTAAGTTAGGAAGGAGGATAGGAAGGTCAGAAGAAAGGACGAAGGAagttaggaaggaaggaaaggtcAGAAGTTAGTAAGGAAGAggggaagaaaggaagaaaagaaggaaaattgGAAGGAAGCAAGGTTAGAAGTTAGGATGTAAATTATGAAGGAGAGTAGGAAGGTCAGAAGAAAGGAAAGGTTTGAAGTTAGGAAGGAAGAAAGTtaggaaggaagaaggaaagtAAGGAAAAATGGAAGTTAagaacagaagaaagaaaattggAAGAAAGCAAGGTTAGAAGTTAGGATGTAAGGAAGTTCGTAAGTTAGTAAGGAAAATGTGAAGGAAGTTCAGAAGGAGGGCAAGAAAGTCAGCTGGAAAGAAGGAAGttagaaaggaaggaaaagtcAGAAGttaggatggatggaggaaaggAATCAaggaaaaaggaattttgaaggaatgaaaacagaaaggaaGGTTGAAGGTTAGAAAGGAGGGAAAATAGACAGAAAGGAAGGATACTgcaataaatatatttgtatttactGCTAGcacaacatttagaaaatatctGAACACATAAAAACTCTGAACTACCTGGGCTCTCATGATGTGTGGCGACTGCTCCCCTCTGGGGGCGAAGTCCTCGTATCTGAACTCCGGCTCCTCGACTAGACACAGCACCAGCTCAGGCGGCGCTCCCCGTACCACCGCTAAACACACAGATGACGCTGAGTCAGCAAACGCCCCGGTGACCAACGGAGCGACCGGCAGCAAGCGGGCGTCTCTCTCTACCTGTTGGTATGCTCTCGCTCCTCTCCCTTTCAAATCGAGTAACCATCTCCTCCTGTGTgcactcctcctcctgctcctgcagctccaccattCTCTTCATCAgcacctccacctccaccgCTCCATCCACCAGCTGCAGGACAGCAAAACACTTCATCTACCAGCAGCTCTGGTTAAACCAGTGCTGCTGGTGACACCCATCTAAAATGCAACAGAAGACCTGTTGGACTAGCGATGGGAGTGACTCCCACTCACCTCCTGCCTGCCGTCCTCATGAGCCGGGCTGTGGGTGCTGCGGGGAACGTGGCTGGGCGACGGAGGATGGAAGGTGTAGCCCCCGACGTGGTCCGGCTCCGGGTTTAAACCGCAGCCCCACGCGAAGGAGCAGAGAGAGTGAGTGTTTGCCATCAGAATCACGGCGTGGATCAGCTCAGCCAGGGACCAACGCGGCTCTGCTCCGGCACACACCAGCTCCTGCAAGGGATGATGGGAAAAAGATTACAGATAAGCTTTGCTAAATAGCTCTGTTAGGCAGGAAGCTGAGTTTCAGAGTAGCTGAGATATGGGGCAAAAATATGCAAACatcttaaacaaaaagaaaacattttaaccatctGATTATTTTGAGGATGATAACCACAATGATATGAAAAATAGAAATGTAAATAGGCCCTCGATGAATAAAGTTAAACAGCGAACCATTAGTCACGGTGTCTTGCAAATAAGTATTCATGTGCCTTGAATCTTTCACGCTTTTTCCTGATACAATCACAAACTTCTATATAATTTGTTGCAAATTTATGTAACAGTCCAACAAAAAGGTAGAGAATAAATGTCAAGTTgaaggaaaaatgaaaaaaaaaaaaaaaaaagggatttccTCAGGTGTTTTTTGCTAATAATCTGAAGTGTGGCACACAATTCTATTCAACCCTCTTTACTTTGACAtccatgtgttgttgttttttcataaattctcaataaaatacattgatattttgttgtaagatgaaaacatgggaaaatacaAGAGGTATGAATATGTTGACACATAAATTTGTAATGCAACTACCaccttttattaaaatggtGTATAGAAATGCATCAGATCATTCATAAACACCGTTTGTGATGAATGCCTGAAGAACTGATACGGCTACCTAATCCCAGAATCCTCTACATCCCATCAGAGGATCAAACCCTCGCACACTTGCATGATGCCGTAACTGATTGTGAGCAAACGCCTGTGACTGAAGCGGTGCAGCCACCGGAATAAATCCCGGCTTTCTTCAAATAGAAATCATAGGGTGAGTCAGAGAGGTGGTGAGCTTGGATGcaagagagaaaatgtaaaattgcGAGCAAGCGAGACTTGACTTGAGACGCGGAGCGAGTGGGCGGGCAGGCGAGCGAGCGGCTGATGCGTCTGACCTGGATGTGCTGCTGCGTGATGAGCCAGGGTCGGTGTGCCAGCAGCTTGTTGAGGGTTTGGAGGCTGCGGAGTTTGGCGGGGGCGTGCTCGAGGCCGCCGAGCCAGTTCTCCTCCCCTCCGGCTTCCAGGAAAGCCGCGCTGTGCTGCTGCACCATGTAGGAACAGTGGTGCCGCGCCGCTGCCTGAAAGACACCCAACGAGGTACCGggaatttatattaaaaataaacacagtaaCCTTTGCACTGAAAATAGAGCTTTGTTGAGCTATACACGAACGAGCGAAAGAAGTGTTTACGATAGCAAATTTCACGTGTTCAGCAGTTAAAACAACATCTCATATCTGAAGTGGGTGGAGCGGTCGGCTCAAGGATTTTATGGGTAACAAGTTGCAACGTATTGTTACTGGCTTGTTATGATAGAATATGAAAGCCTAAGATTAttcaagaaaataataaatggaCACCATTTCTAGAGTTTTCTATACGAGGCATTTTGGTatatttttgaatgttttaagaatttttttaaaaatgtttcagtctaTACCTGAAATCGATTCCAAATACTAGACAGGGATAGCCACATTACTCCCTTTAAAACAGAATATGTGGCTACGATACAAAACGCTTCAAAATGTCTTAAACTGTCTAAAACGTCTAACtgtatacaataaaaataattgtctagaaaatacaggccttctaaatcattctaaatgtgacaacagcaccccctgctgtttggccTGAGCCTGCGGTCAGTAGTATGATGAATACCAATTCTAAACTCCTACAAAAGTACAAACCTTAATGTAACTAAAGTTGGTCTTTAAGATTAGTGGCTTGACAGTATGTTTTGCCATATAAGGCTCATAActagttaaaagttgactgcaggtacgagtcgggctaaaagccatttatattgttgCTAATATATAGTTTAAAAAAGTGTGACAATGGTGAAATTAGTTGTTAGAAAATAAACCCACATATGGTAATCTTCAGAATGACGacgttaaaggagctataagtaagacatttactgtaaaattaacctaaatcattctcatttgtcatctggggatggaagtaacattccctataaacaatctgtcctctccatcaacaatgtcttagtcacgtttttctccttccaaacctagaggtacggtctgaAACGACTTAGGTTcagtgtgtagcccgtgtttacttcctggtttctgagccaatcgtatgagagttcccagggttcccaaaacagagcgcagcataaggtattttattttggtaaaagagcagcagaagaagaagagaagtggaccagaaataaaacagaatataacatCATAGACCCGTCCTGTGGAagaaaaaattcacaacagcaaaacaccttataaaaacaacatataagATTGTTGTGTTTGGCAAACTGTTGTACCGATTtaagccacaaggtgtcagtacgatgcatagctcctttaaagcattaaaacagaaaatcataAAAGCTAAATTTTTGACCCATATTATTGGGATGTGGgggtctgaaaatgtttccttctcCAAAGGAggtgcaacagaaaacattggGGAAGCAAGCTTCTATTTTAGTGTAACTGCATTAATGCATGCCACAATTTATTATGATAAACCTGAATAATATGTGATCAACACAACAATGGCCTCCATACCATAGACGATTCAATTCAACTTAGCTCTCGCTTTTTTCCTGTGTCACGGGAACAACTGGGTAGCTTGTGACGTTAGCAGCTTAAGGCGCTATTGAGAGCTCCGGGCTGCCTCGGAGTCAGGTGAGAATCTGGAGGACAGTTCAAGTTACAGAACAACTGATCTGCTCTGTCTTGGTTTTCTAGATGAAAACTATTCAGGGgattacataaaacaaaactcACATTTACCTCCTAAAAAAATCAAGGGCtatttaaaaatggttttagaTCAACCGtcatttaaagagattttcttACCAATACGGAAATGTAATGTCTCCAGTCACGGGGCAAAGGACCGTCCAGTTCGAACAAAGCGTGCTGCGTCTTCAAGAAGCAGCTAAGATAGGACGGGTGGAGCGCCATGATGGTGGTGAGATGGTCCACCCGACCTAGCGAAAGAAAAGACTCAATGAGGATGTCCTGGTTTGGCCCTTCTATCAACAtctaaaaaggggaaaaaacaaaacaaaaaaaagagattcaAGTTCAAACCTTGATGAGCAAGTTTCATTCTTTCTTCCTATTGTCTAGTTGGATTGATTAAAGAATCTTAACATTtcgtctaaatatttttaaaaagacgaGGCTGTACATATTTAAGCCAAAAATATGCACAGCAGATGACAGATTGCTATCTGTGGTGGAAAGATTTATGAGTCACGTTAAATAAGCGCTTCTGCAACACAACTCTGTTGTTGCATGTTTTATTGCCTAAGTCAGCTGCAGCTTTACATCAGAAAGGCTGGCCTCGCTGCGTCTGCAGAGTCCTTTACCTGTTCATTTAgctataaaacataaatatctgagagagagaaacaagTACCATATATATTATCACCATCAGACAGttacatgtatttttatttaagagaaatgttaaaagaaaagttatttatttaaaaaaaaaacacagacagaaacGCAATTTAAGTGATTTGTGGATCGCTAATCAAGGAAGCGTTAAACATAAAATGTCAGAGCTTGCCTGTGAAAGAATGTGAATAAAGCCGGGCTAACTATGATATAGGTGGCATCATTAAGTGAATACAGTTGTTTAAGCCAAAACTAATCAACTAGTTAATGACAACTAAATGTATTTGACAAAATTAAGGTATTTCAGACGGCTGGTGAGGTGAACCGGCTGTAGGAATGAACATCTGTGAAAACATCAGGAGCACTTTTTGGAGTGAAATCTTGATGAACCGAGCGGATATTTGGGTTCTACACGGCTATGTTTTGGcctaaaaacattgtaaaatgtAGTTGGAGGGACAGAAAGCCTAATATATCAAACTTTAATCACAGTTTTTGCTTCAATCCCCGCCCCTCAACAACTCCGGGGTAATCTGAAAGTCTGTAGCTACGTACCTCTTTTGCGGGAATGAAACAACTCGGACCAGAAGCCAAAGCTCGAGGTACTTTGACGCCTTCTTCCTGGAAATGaaggaacaaataaataaataaatcattccaATCTGTCGATTAATCTGAGGATTATTTTTGACTGGTTCTCCTTTTAACGTTAGCCTTCATCAATTACGGCAAAGCAAAATCGTACATTCCTCCCAGAAATCTTATGACTGTTGTCCATGCCTTCACTGCCTCTTTGGACTGGAACGATCGTCCCTCCATCGCCTGCATTCAGCCCAGAGCGCTGCGGCGCGCCTTTGATCAGGTACCAGACGGCAAGACCACATCACCGCAGGTTTAGCTGATTCGCACTGGCTGCTAGTTCACTTTCAGATTGATTTTAGGATCATTTtactcactttaaaaaaaaaaaaagtatggttTGGCACCAAGttattaaactaattttaacttttataacCGCCAAAACGCACCGGGACCTCCAATCAGACCTGTTAAGTTGCGCATTTCCATAtttcttttattctattttattgttCTTGTTGCTTCTATAGGGGTTTTCTGAATTTGTTGGTTTTTATATCCTCTTGTGAAGCACTTCGATCCACAGAGCTGCTTTTAAAGGTGctatacaaacaaaaacaacattgccattgaagaaaaataacgacggcatttttatttgttagtttTAGTGTTTGATCAAAAAGCCTCTGTAAATTCTCGAAAAGAAGGACAGATGGGATAAGGTTTGTCGTTCCGCATTaacaattaaaacacaaatttatTGTTTCGCCTGCTACCAGAAAGTCTGGTGTTCAGCTGTTGCGAGGGCATTCATAAAAGTCACGCAGTCACCGTTTAATCCACGtttatctacatttttttttagctaaaactaattaaaacttaggttttaattaatttaaaccaATGCCAATGTTAGTGGGCATTTAAATTAATGTCACTaaccttttaattttatttaaaaggttaGGGACAGGTTAGAGACCCGTTTCTTGCTGTCATAACAAGGAGTtcttatcttaaaaaaataaataaaatcagaggtaaaaatAACTCACCAACATCTGAACACGACAGATAAACAGTTCAAGTGAAACTGCTCCTGGCTCGCAGCAACGTGAGTGAAGCCTTTGCGGGTCTGGAGCTCTGTGTTAGGACTCAGGGCGCTGGGAGGAGGCGTGTCCGGCCTGCGTGTTTGTgctcacagcagcagcagcttgcgTCACCCTCTCACCTCGGTTTGTCTGATGAAATACCCAGCAGCCTGCTGGTAATCGGAACCCTTTTCCAGCTGATAGCTGATGATTGGCTGCCTGTTTATTATCGCTGCGAGAATTACACGGACTGCCTTCCCATGTATTATAATACTGCagtatatttgtgttttagttatccaaagcacttttttttttgctgtactaTCGCCTGCTAcggagttgttgttttttttttttttttttaaataaagaataaaaataaaaagcccaaCTTTTAAACTTATGTTATTTACAGAAAAGCTTCACCGTTTTACCTGGATCTCCTGCGTCACTGTATGTTACTTCAATATAAAGACGATAAAACCCCAGTTTACCTGCgcagtccacagcagctcggtCGCTCTCACCCGAACCTCCTCGAGCGGACACGACCTAGACAGCCGAAGCAGGTGAAGAAGCGTCTGCTTGCTCAGCCGAGCCGAACCGGGCCGGTCCAGTCCTAAGCACACCAGAACCTTCTGgctcagctcctccagagccgtGGTCCGCTCATCTTTGTCCCTGCTGCACAGCCGAGCTAAGCTCTTCGCCGTCGGAGGGGGTTCGGACTCTGAGTCGGAGCGGCGGTGACATGATGAGCCCCCGGAGCCTGATGACACCTGCCCTGGATTGTCGTCCCCATTAGCCTGGAGGGTGAAGCCTGGTACGGAACCGCTGGCCATGTCCCCGGTGGTACCCCCTGCCCCGGCGCACCTGGGCTAAAAACCGGGGTTACCTGTTGTTTTCCGAGCTACAGCTGAGCTAGCTTAGCCTAAAGTAAAAGGTATAAAGTAAAGGTAACCGTCTGGGGTAGGCCGAATCAAACATCCGGTTATGTCGCCGTCAAAAACTCGAGCTGTGTCGGTTCACTCGGCAATTATCTGCTCCATACATTGACACACGGATGAATGAGGCTCTCCCTGTCTTCGCTTCTTCATACCCGGCTACCTGCCTGTAGCTTTCCGGTTAGCCTGCTAAGCTAGCTAGCTTGCAGCGTCCACTAGCAGATGCTGCGAACGTTCTCCTTCAAGAGAGGAGAGCTCGTTCATTCAAAAACACGCGAGACTCTTGCTTTCGTTAGAAACAGACCCACTTGACACAACGTATGACAATTTACTCCTAATATAATCAGCCAGAAATAAAGAAACTCTCAGGTGTTTCTGGCTGTTTCTGCTCAGGAGAGCCCGTTGTGTGACGTCACTGACTGTGATACGTGTTGCGAACCTATCATGGATAAGATGCTGCTTCATCTCGGTTTCAAGCAACATGTAGCTATTTATTTTATGTGGAAGTACGGAATAAATTTATcgacatattttattttcattaattttttttaacatgttatCTCACCAATAAAAACTTTGCTTTCACTTTTTAGTAGCTTGGGTAGTGATGGAAACGACAGTTCTTTTGAGTGTACTGAATCACTGGAATCAATTCATTAGAAGAATCCGTATAAAAGATTCGAATCATTCAGTTCATGTATCTACATTTTTGATCTCTTACAGTTAAAATAGGCAATAAACATGGCTTTAGTGACACTAAGTATTTATAGAAATTTAACTGCCTATTTTGTTCCTTCAGAGTTAAACCacctaataaaaaaatcagacagaCTTTTTAGACTCTCCCTTTACCTTATATTGAAGTTCTAGCAACTGGAAGTCAGTCAGCTCAGATGGAAAATTATAAGTATGATTTTTGGATCAATAATCTATCACTTCTGAAAAAGATCTAATTCCAGACTACCTCAGAGACTATGTACATAAATTACTGTATTATCTACCCCAAATCACTTCCGTCCTATCTCAGTCCTATCTCAGTCCTATCTCAGTCCAATTGTGTGGTATGCCAGTAAAAACGTCACTTTCAGTGCAATTTGCATTCTTCATGAATCATACTGTCCGCAGACATTTTAGCCTATAGTCCAGTGTACcaatttcttgtgacaaattaaTTCCTAAATTTCCAAAAATTTCTGCTGGTGGGACAGAGCATGGGAATGGATGGTAGTAGTTTCTTCTCCAGCATGCAACCACCATACACCTGTCGGCACAGAGAGTGGCTGTGACACTGCGTGTCCTCATGACTGCCTtattggagcagctcagtgtcacatataaaacagttctgtGACTTCTTCCCCCGGAGCAGTTTATATTGTAACATTACATACGGTGTAAAAACTGAGCTTTGCATGTACCTGTCCACACAGAGTCCATCTCGACTCTGCATGAACTCCACACAGACGTCCGTGGACTCAAGTTTGCGCAAATATGTCGGGGCCTTTATTCACAGCCTGACCAAATCACGGCCTGATTCGTAGTTTTACATACTATACGAATCAGCGTGAGCAAATCACTTCCTGATTGGTGTAGGCTACTGCACAAATCAGCACATGATTTGTTTGCACTGTGGAAAAGTGGCACTTCCAGTAGCCACACAGTACTAGTTGGCGAACCACTCCTTTGTGCTGACTCAGAGACAGCGCAAATTAATCATGTACTGATTTGTGCAATAGGCACGAGTGAGTAAATCTGCACAACACAGCCCAAAGAATCACATACTGCATTGTGCGGTACAAGAGTAAGTCAATCAGCACTATTTACAGTACAGTTCTACTTGGTGAATGACTCCTAAGTCGCATTTCTCTGTGTGTCCACTAGGTTGCCGCAACAAATCTTGAGTTACTCCAAGCTACCATTAGCCGTTAGCTTGGAGCAACAGTGTGAGTCACAGAATGTGGAAGTTCCACTCCCGATTGGCTCACGGTGATTTAAACTGAAAAGAGAAATTAGCAGATCAGTTAATGAGGTGATTTGATTCAGTACGTTCACACaaatgatttgtttatttaaccGAAACACTCATGAACGACACATCTCTACATGCTTGGGTTGATTTACTCATTCTAAGGGTAGTATAgtgttttaatctgtttttgattctttgttgttgttgttacgCTTAAACATTTCAGCTCATCAAGCAAATTTCCAGTCTGCTAGGGTCAGAAAACACATCCCATCCCAGCTAACTGCATATGGGGTTGCATAGCTGCAGATCAGTCACGGTGGCCCTTGCTGATTGTAAACAGGGAGCAATGGAAGTAGGTGGTCTGGTTTAATTATTCCTACCACCTACCTATGCTTTGTTTAAGACCATGCACATCTTATCATGGAGAAGGTATTACCTGATGACTTTGGCCTCTTTTAGTAGATAATGCACCAACAGCTTCTTGTTGTGTTTCAGTTTAAGAGGCACAACAAATTTGAGATGTTGGTCTCCACATTCCTAAAATCTCAACCCTTTTAAGCATATGTGATGTGTTAGAAGGTTTTGCCCCACTCAGCA is part of the Fundulus heteroclitus isolate FHET01 chromosome 13, MU-UCD_Fhet_4.1, whole genome shotgun sequence genome and harbors:
- the sesn2 gene encoding sestrin-2 isoform X2, with protein sequence MLEEGVKVPRALASGPSCFIPAKEMLIEGPNQDILIESFLSLGRVDHLTTIMALHPSYLSCFLKTQHALFELDGPLPRDWRHYISVLAAARHHCSYMVQQHSAAFLEAGGEENWLGGLEHAPAKLRSLQTLNKLLAHRPWLITQQHIQELVCAGAEPRWSLAELIHAVILMANTHSLCSFAWGCGLNPEPDHVGGYTFHPPSPSHVPRSTHSPAHEDGRQELVDGAVEVEVLMKRMVELQEQEEECTQEEMVTRFERERSESIPTAVVRGAPPELVLCLVEEPEFRYEDFAPRGEQSPHIMRAQDYSWEDHGFSLVQRLLPDMGQFLDEEFQVVSNLTYHRMAMHEGVDTYTLRKALWNYIHCLYGIRYDDYDYGSVNVLLERSLKVFVKTVACHPEQTTARIYHAFWRHFRHSEKVHANLIVMEARLQAALLYTLRAITYYMR
- the sesn2 gene encoding sestrin-2 isoform X1, encoding MASGSVPGFTLQANGDDNPGQVSSGSGGSSCHRRSDSESEPPPTAKSLARLCSRDKDERTTALEELSQKVLVCLGLDRPGSARLSKQTLLHLLRLSRSCPLEEVRVRATELLWTAQEEGVKVPRALASGPSCFIPAKEMLIEGPNQDILIESFLSLGRVDHLTTIMALHPSYLSCFLKTQHALFELDGPLPRDWRHYISVLAAARHHCSYMVQQHSAAFLEAGGEENWLGGLEHAPAKLRSLQTLNKLLAHRPWLITQQHIQELVCAGAEPRWSLAELIHAVILMANTHSLCSFAWGCGLNPEPDHVGGYTFHPPSPSHVPRSTHSPAHEDGRQELVDGAVEVEVLMKRMVELQEQEEECTQEEMVTRFERERSESIPTAVVRGAPPELVLCLVEEPEFRYEDFAPRGEQSPHIMRAQDYSWEDHGFSLVQRLLPDMGQFLDEEFQVVSNLTYHRMAMHEGVDTYTLRKALWNYIHCLYGIRYDDYDYGSVNVLLERSLKVFVKTVACHPEQTTARIYHAFWRHFRHSEKVHANLIVMEARLQAALLYTLRAITYYMR
- the sesn2 gene encoding sestrin-2 isoform X3 — encoded protein: MALHPSYLSCFLKTQHALFELDGPLPRDWRHYISVLAAARHHCSYMVQQHSAAFLEAGGEENWLGGLEHAPAKLRSLQTLNKLLAHRPWLITQQHIQELVCAGAEPRWSLAELIHAVILMANTHSLCSFAWGCGLNPEPDHVGGYTFHPPSPSHVPRSTHSPAHEDGRQELVDGAVEVEVLMKRMVELQEQEEECTQEEMVTRFERERSESIPTAVVRGAPPELVLCLVEEPEFRYEDFAPRGEQSPHIMRAQDYSWEDHGFSLVQRLLPDMGQFLDEEFQVVSNLTYHRMAMHEGVDTYTLRKALWNYIHCLYGIRYDDYDYGSVNVLLERSLKVFVKTVACHPEQTTARIYHAFWRHFRHSEKVHANLIVMEARLQAALLYTLRAITYYMR